A window of the Pseudomonadota bacterium genome harbors these coding sequences:
- a CDS encoding cupin domain-containing protein, whose protein sequence is MRKHQLSLIILASLTLASPCLAQSSQERIDSSASTGSHTAHVVVVPDQVKWGPAPPSLPPGAQLAVLEGDPSKAGAPFTIRGKFPDGYRVPPHWHPTDERIVVLQGVFGMGVGEKFDQATGHELPVGSYALMPKGVRHFVWAKGETVIQVSGMGPFEINYVNPADDPRKVSKE, encoded by the coding sequence CGTCACCGTGCCTTGCCCAATCCAGTCAAGAGAGGATAGACAGTTCCGCGTCTACCGGTTCGCACACGGCACACGTAGTCGTCGTCCCCGATCAGGTCAAGTGGGGACCTGCCCCGCCGTCGCTACCCCCAGGCGCCCAGCTCGCAGTCCTAGAGGGTGACCCGTCGAAAGCCGGTGCGCCGTTCACCATCCGTGGAAAGTTCCCAGACGGCTACAGAGTCCCGCCACACTGGCACCCGACGGACGAAAGGATCGTCGTCCTTCAAGGCGTATTCGGGATGGGGGTGGGGGAGAAGTTCGACCAGGCAACGGGCCATGAGCTGCCGGTCGGGTCGTACGCGCTGATGCCTAAAGGAGTGAGACACTTCGTTTGGGCAAAGGGCGAGACCGTGATTCAGGTATCGGGTATGGGCCCGTTTGAGATTAACTACGTGAATCCTGCCGACGACCCGCGTAAGGTGTCGAAGGAGTAG